Genomic window (Leptotrichia sp. oral taxon 212):
ATACACCATTATTGACAGAAGAAACTATAAACAGAATGAAAGAACAGTTTTATAAAGAAAATCTTGACTGTATAATTCTGTCATGCAACATGAAAGATCCTTTTGCATATGGAAGAATAATAAAAAAAGATGGAAATGTTGTAGATGTTGTTGAAGAGAAGGAAGCGACAGAAGAACAGAAAAAATAAAGGAAGTAAATACAGGAGTTTATATTTTCAAATATAAAAGTCTTATAGATGCACTTGGGAAAATAAATAATAACAACATAAAAAGAGAATACTACTTAACTGATGCAATTAAAATTTTATCTGATGGCGGATATAAAGTAGGAAGTTATAAGATAGATGATGAAGATGAAGTGCTTGGTGTAAATTCAAAGGCACAGCTTGCACAGGCAAATAAAATTTTAAGAGACAGAAAAAATCTTCAGCTGATGGATAACGGAGCAATACTTATAGACCCTGCAACTACTTATATAGAAGAGAATGTTGAAATAGGAGAAGATACTGTTATCTATCCTAATGTAATTATTCAGGGAGATACAAAAATAGGAAAAAATTGTGTGATTTTAAGTAATACCAGAATTGAAAATTCAGTTATAAAAGACAATGTAAGGATAGAATCTTCACTTATAGAAAAATCAACTCTGGAAGAGGGTGTTACTGTAGGGCCGTTTGCCCACTTGAGGCCTAAAGCCCATTTAAAAGAAAATGTTCATGTAGGAAATTTTGTAGAAATAAAAAATGCTGTACTGGAAAAAGGTGTAAAAGCTGGGCATCTCACATATCTTGGTGATGCTGAAGTAGGAGAAAATACGAATATTGGAGCAGGAACAATTACATGTAATTATGATGGAAAGAATAAACATAAGACAAAAATAGGAAAAGAATCCTTTATCGGAAGTAATTCAATTATAGTAGCACCTGTTGAAATAGGAAAAGAATCCTTCACAGCGGCAGGATCGGTAATAACAAAAAATGTTCCTGACAGTACATTGGCATTTGGAAGAGCTAGACAAATAAATAAAGAAGGGTGGAAAAAATAAAATGACAGCCTTGAGCGAAGAAGATAAGAAGAAGATTAGAATTTTTGCAGGTTCAGCGAGTGCAGATCTGGCAGAGAAAATAGCAAAGTATCTTGAAATTGATCTGGCACCACTTCAGATGAGAAGATTTTCTGACGGAGAAATATTTATAAAGTCAGAAGAAAGTGTAAGAGGTTGTAAGGTTTTTATCATTCAATCCACTTCACGACCTGTAAATGAAAGTATAATGGAACTACTTATTTTTATTGATGCCTTAAGAAGAGCATCAGCCGAGGAAATTATAGCAGTAATTCCTTATTATGGATATGCAAGACAGGACAGAAAGGCAAGTCCAAGGGAGCCGATTACTTCAAAACTTGTTGCCAATCTGCTGACGGTTGCAGGAGCAACAAGAGTTGTAACTATGGATTTACATGCTAGACAGATACAGGGATTCTTTGATATTCCTGTTGATCATATGGAAGCATTGCCTATTTTGGCAAAACATTTTATAAAATATGGATTTACACCTCAAGACACAGTTGTAGTGTCACCTGATGTCGGAGGAGTAAAAAGGGCGAGAGGATTTGCAAAATGGCTGCACACTCCTTTGGCGATTATAGATAAAAGACGTGCAAAAGCTAATGTTTCAGAAGTAATGAATATTATCGGAGATGTAGAAGGTAAAAAAGCCATTCTGATAGATGACATGATAGATACTGCAGGAACTATATGTAATGCGGCTCAGGCACTGATTGAAAAGGGAGCTGTAGAGGTTTATGCCTGCGCAACACATGCTGTTTTTTCAGGTCCGGCATTGGAAAGACTTAAAAATTCAGCATTTACAAGAGTTGTTGTAACAGACAGCATTTACTTACCGGAAGAACAGAGATTTGAAAAGCTTAGAATACTTTCAACAAGTAAAATGTTTGCTGAAACTATAAAGAGAATAACTACAAGTGAACCAATAAGCAACTTGTTTGAAATGCCGGTTGAGGAAAATAAAAGTGAATAATTTGAAAAATAATATAAATGATATAGTTGAAATTTTAAAAAAAGGAGGAGTTGCCATTTTCCCGACAGATACAGTGTACGGAATAGGAGCTCTTCCTAATAAGGAATCTCTCAGAAGGCTATATAAAATGAAGAAAAGGGATTTTTCAAAGAAGATAATAGCACTTATTGATAATCCTGATAAGTTAAAAGTTCTAACTTCAGAAACAGAAGAAAATATAGACAGGATAAAAAAAGTAATAGAAGAATACTGGCCTGGAGAACTGACCATAATATTTAAGGCAAATGA
Coding sequences:
- a CDS encoding ribose-phosphate pyrophosphokinase, whose translation is MTALSEEDKKKIRIFAGSASADLAEKIAKYLEIDLAPLQMRRFSDGEIFIKSEESVRGCKVFIIQSTSRPVNESIMELLIFIDALRRASAEEIIAVIPYYGYARQDRKASPREPITSKLVANLLTVAGATRVVTMDLHARQIQGFFDIPVDHMEALPILAKHFIKYGFTPQDTVVVSPDVGGVKRARGFAKWLHTPLAIIDKRRAKANVSEVMNIIGDVEGKKAILIDDMIDTAGTICNAAQALIEKGAVEVYACATHAVFSGPALERLKNSAFTRVVVTDSIYLPEEQRFEKLRILSTSKMFAETIKRITTSEPISNLFEMPVEENKSE